From one Melospiza melodia melodia isolate bMelMel2 chromosome 6, bMelMel2.pri, whole genome shotgun sequence genomic stretch:
- the LOC134420046 gene encoding potassium channel subfamily K member 16-like isoform X2, protein MCSGRLQTALLVAGYFAYLLVGAAVFQALERTAEKQEKMAAAQMKEAFLQNFTQLTVAEMEQFMKNLIEAIQNGVYPVGNESQFEESNWDFSNSFFFAGTVVSTIGYGTLHPKTAGGQIFCVFFALFGIPLNIVFLHRVGKMLSLLCKKLGKFLYEKGMRKKKIKFLTLLFFLATGILVFLCLPSVFFQITEGWSYSEGIYFAFITLSTIGFGDYVVGKQSDRKYFSYYRVLVAIWILFGLAWIALLFNLLTTVLEDTEKIIVKDLQQIGKEL, encoded by the exons ATGTGCAGCGGCAGGCTGCAGACAGCTCTGCTGGTGGCTGGCTACTTTGCCTACCTGCTGGTGGGTGCTGCCGTGTTCCAGGCCCTGGAGAGGACCGCTGAGAAGCAGGAGAAAATGGCAGCTGCCCAGATGAAGGAGGCTTTTCTGCAGAACTTCACGCAGCTCACAGTGGCGGAGATGGAGCAGTTCATGAAG AACCTGATTGAAGCCATTCAAAATGGAGTATACCCTGTTGGCAATGAGTCACAGTTTGAAGAGAGCAACTGGGATTTCAGCAACTCCTTCTTCTTTGCAGGCACAGTTGTCTCCACAATTG gttATGGCACATTACATCCTAAAACTGCTGGGGGACAGatattttgtgtgttttttgcTCTTTTTGGAATCCCTCTGAACATTGTTTTTCTGCACCGTGTCGGTAAGATGCTCTCACTGCTCTGTAAAAAGCTGGGGAAATTCCTGTACGAGAAAGGAATGAGAAAG AAGAAGATCAAATTTCTGacccttttgttcttcctggcaacGGGGATCCTGGTTTTTCTGTGCTTGCCATCAGTCTTCTTCCAGATAACAGAGGGCTGGTCCTACAGTGAAGGAATTTACTTTGCATTTATCACCCTCAGCACCATTGGCTTTGGAGATTATGTTGTAG GCAAACAGTCTGACAGGAAATACTTTTCCTACTATCGAGTGCTTGTGGCCATTTGGATTCTTTTTGGCCTTGCCTGGATTGCTCTGCTGTTTAATTTATTGACAACAGTACTAGAAGATACTGAAAAAATAATTGTCAAGGATCTCCAGCAAATTGGAAAG GAACTGTGA
- the LOC134420046 gene encoding potassium channel subfamily K member 16-like isoform X1 produces MCSGRLQTALLVAGYFAYLLVGAAVFQALERTAEKQEKMAAAQMKEAFLQNFTQLTVAEMEQFMKNLIEAIQNGVYPVGNESQFEESNWDFSNSFFFAGTVVSTIGYGTLHPKTAGGQIFCVFFALFGIPLNIVFLHRVGKMLSLLCKKLGKFLYEKGMRKKKIKFLTLLFFLATGILVFLCLPSVFFQITEGWSYSEGIYFAFITLSTIGFGDYVVGKQSDRKYFSYYRVLVAIWILFGLAWIALLFNLLTTVLEDTEKIIVKDLQQIGKVSKDNVGSQQRRCWPVQFIPEEEPLPPRAGGDAMKMESLTADSEHTKNEKKVFSNSKTIAIMSQEFSSSLENC; encoded by the exons ATGTGCAGCGGCAGGCTGCAGACAGCTCTGCTGGTGGCTGGCTACTTTGCCTACCTGCTGGTGGGTGCTGCCGTGTTCCAGGCCCTGGAGAGGACCGCTGAGAAGCAGGAGAAAATGGCAGCTGCCCAGATGAAGGAGGCTTTTCTGCAGAACTTCACGCAGCTCACAGTGGCGGAGATGGAGCAGTTCATGAAG AACCTGATTGAAGCCATTCAAAATGGAGTATACCCTGTTGGCAATGAGTCACAGTTTGAAGAGAGCAACTGGGATTTCAGCAACTCCTTCTTCTTTGCAGGCACAGTTGTCTCCACAATTG gttATGGCACATTACATCCTAAAACTGCTGGGGGACAGatattttgtgtgttttttgcTCTTTTTGGAATCCCTCTGAACATTGTTTTTCTGCACCGTGTCGGTAAGATGCTCTCACTGCTCTGTAAAAAGCTGGGGAAATTCCTGTACGAGAAAGGAATGAGAAAG AAGAAGATCAAATTTCTGacccttttgttcttcctggcaacGGGGATCCTGGTTTTTCTGTGCTTGCCATCAGTCTTCTTCCAGATAACAGAGGGCTGGTCCTACAGTGAAGGAATTTACTTTGCATTTATCACCCTCAGCACCATTGGCTTTGGAGATTATGTTGTAG GCAAACAGTCTGACAGGAAATACTTTTCCTACTATCGAGTGCTTGTGGCCATTTGGATTCTTTTTGGCCTTGCCTGGATTGCTCTGCTGTTTAATTTATTGACAACAGTACTAGAAGATACTGAAAAAATAATTGTCAAGGATCTCCAGCAAATTGGAAAGGTGAGTAAGGACAATGTAGGAAGCCAGCAAAGAAGATGCTGGCCTGTTCAATTTATTCCAGAAGAAGAACCACTACCACCACGTGCTGGAGGGGATGCAATGAAAATGGAGTCATTAACAGCAGATTCTGAAcacacaaaaaatgaaaaaaaagtgttttctaaTAGCAAAACTATTGCCATAATGAGTCAAGAATTCAGTTCTTCCTTGGAGAATTGCTAG